A window of the Sporosarcina sp. FSL K6-2383 genome harbors these coding sequences:
- a CDS encoding ABC transporter ATP-binding protein has translation METAAEKVLSLKNVTMDYGGKRVLNGVNLEVSRGQIIGYIGPNGAGKSTTVKIMLGLIDTYQGKVKIFGQDIASGDPSYKRKIGYVPENAEAYDNLTASEYLVFVAELYGMSREYAEEKATKLMNEFDLGDVRNTRLSSFSKGMKQKVLIISSLLHDPDLLFLDEPLSGLDANSMMVIQEILAQLAAQGKTIFYSSHIMDLVEKISNRIVLLVKGEVIADGSFEELQEMSEEGTLAEIFNQLTGFTDHKNRAEKFVSIVQEGQTYA, from the coding sequence ATGGAGACTGCTGCTGAAAAGGTATTATCTCTTAAAAATGTGACGATGGATTATGGTGGAAAACGTGTATTAAATGGCGTCAATTTAGAAGTGTCTAGAGGGCAAATAATTGGTTACATTGGGCCAAACGGTGCTGGAAAGAGTACAACGGTTAAAATCATGCTAGGACTCATTGATACTTACCAGGGAAAAGTAAAGATTTTTGGACAGGATATTGCCTCGGGTGACCCTTCGTATAAACGCAAAATTGGCTATGTCCCAGAAAATGCGGAAGCATACGATAATTTGACAGCAAGCGAGTATTTGGTCTTTGTTGCTGAGCTGTATGGAATGAGTCGGGAATATGCGGAAGAAAAAGCGACAAAGCTTATGAATGAATTCGACTTAGGTGATGTTAGGAACACACGTCTATCTTCGTTTTCAAAAGGGATGAAGCAAAAGGTTTTAATCATTTCGAGCTTATTGCATGATCCAGACTTATTATTTTTAGATGAGCCGTTAAGTGGGCTAGACGCAAATAGTATGATGGTAATTCAGGAGATTTTAGCACAGCTTGCTGCGCAAGGAAAAACCATTTTTTATTCGTCACATATTATGGACCTCGTCGAGAAAATTAGTAATCGCATCGTCTTGCTTGTGAAAGGCGAAGTGATTGCAGATGGTAGTTTTGAGGAATTGCAGGAAATGAGCGAAGAAGGGACTCTTGCTGAGATCTTCAATCAATTGACGGGCTTTACTGACCATAAAAATAGAGCAGAGAAATTTGTGTCGATTGTACAAGAGGGGCAGACGTATGCGTGA
- a CDS encoding coenzyme F420-0:L-glutamate ligase: MGRVVGTVARGLRCPIINQGDNIEDIVVDSVLQAAEIEGFHINDKDIVSITESIVARAQGNYATIDQIAKDVHAKFGDDTIGVIFPILSRNRFANCLRGIAKGAKKIVIMLSYPSDEVGNHLISLDQLDEKGINPWTDVLTEQEFRQHFGYQKHTFTGVDYIDYYKSLAAEFGVECEIIFSQKPKTILHYTKSVLTCDIHTRFRTKRILEENGAEKVFTLDDILSESVDGSGYNEEYGLLGSNKSTDDGVKLFPRNCQPVVDNIQRMLLEKTGKVVEVMVYGDGAFKDPVGKIWELADPVVSPAYTPGLAGKPNEVKLKYLADNNFADLRGEELNKAISEFIDNKDEDLTGSMEAQGTTPRKLTDLIGSLSDLTSGSGDKGTPIVFIQGYFDNFTK, from the coding sequence TTGGGAAGAGTAGTTGGAACAGTTGCGAGAGGTCTACGTTGCCCTATTATCAATCAAGGGGACAATATCGAAGACATCGTTGTAGATAGCGTATTACAAGCCGCAGAAATTGAAGGCTTTCACATTAATGATAAAGATATCGTCTCCATTACAGAATCTATCGTTGCCCGTGCACAAGGGAACTATGCAACCATCGATCAAATTGCCAAAGATGTTCACGCTAAATTTGGAGACGACACAATCGGTGTCATTTTTCCGATTTTAAGCCGCAACCGCTTTGCAAACTGTCTTCGTGGTATTGCAAAAGGGGCTAAGAAAATTGTCATTATGCTGAGTTACCCGTCTGATGAAGTTGGAAATCACCTAATCAGCCTTGATCAATTGGATGAAAAAGGAATTAACCCATGGACGGATGTGCTTACTGAGCAAGAATTCCGCCAGCATTTTGGCTACCAAAAGCATACGTTCACGGGAGTCGACTATATTGATTACTACAAATCGTTAGCTGCAGAATTTGGGGTTGAATGTGAGATTATCTTCTCTCAAAAACCGAAAACCATTTTACATTATACGAAGAGTGTTTTAACATGTGACATTCACACGCGTTTCCGTACAAAGCGTATTTTAGAAGAAAACGGTGCTGAAAAAGTATTTACACTGGATGATATTTTATCAGAATCGGTGGATGGTAGCGGCTATAACGAAGAATACGGCTTACTTGGTTCAAACAAATCAACAGATGATGGGGTTAAACTTTTCCCACGCAACTGCCAACCAGTCGTCGACAATATTCAACGTATGTTACTCGAAAAAACAGGTAAAGTAGTGGAAGTAATGGTTTACGGAGACGGAGCGTTTAAGGACCCTGTCGGTAAGATTTGGGAGCTAGCTGATCCAGTCGTATCTCCTGCATACACGCCTGGACTTGCAGGTAAGCCAAACGAAGTAAAACTGAAATACTTGGCAGACAACAACTTTGCAGACCTACGTGGCGAAGAGTTAAACAAAGCGATCTCCGAATTCATCGACAACAAAGATGAGGACCTCACTGGTTCAATGGAAGCGCAAGGTACGACTCCACGGAAACTAACAGACCTCATTGGTTCTCTCTCTGACTTAACGTCAGGTAGTGGAGATAAAGGTACACCTATTGTCTTTATCCAAGGGTACTTTGATAACTTTACGAAATAA
- a CDS encoding LysR family transcriptional regulator: MVSKLDLYKVFCQVAVNKSFSKAARELYMTQPAVSQSIMQLEKELDTRLFNRTPKGVSLTNEGNLLFEYANSAINLLRVGEEKILEFKNLTTGELKIGVGDTISRYFLLPFLEFFHNGYPNIKFKIVNGTTVELCATLKSGEVDIAICNLPIDDPTLEVRPCFDVQDIFVYGEKFKKILAKPLGLNELVKLPLIFLEPKSNSRKYVEDFMIARGIQFSPEFELGSHDLLLEFAKINLGIACVTREFSKEYLENGSLSEAQLLEDIPKRSIGVCFLKTVPLSPASTRFVEILESKRF; encoded by the coding sequence ATGGTAAGTAAACTAGATTTATATAAAGTTTTTTGTCAGGTAGCTGTTAATAAAAGCTTTTCCAAGGCAGCAAGAGAGTTATATATGACACAACCAGCCGTCAGTCAGTCCATCATGCAGTTAGAAAAAGAATTGGATACACGCCTTTTTAACCGAACACCTAAAGGCGTGTCGTTAACAAATGAAGGTAATCTATTATTTGAATATGCAAATTCAGCTATTAACCTTCTGCGTGTTGGAGAAGAAAAGATTTTAGAATTTAAGAATTTAACGACAGGTGAATTAAAGATTGGTGTAGGTGATACCATTTCGAGGTATTTTTTATTGCCCTTTTTAGAGTTTTTTCATAATGGTTACCCAAATATAAAGTTCAAAATTGTTAATGGAACAACTGTGGAGCTCTGTGCGACGCTAAAATCAGGTGAGGTAGATATTGCGATTTGTAACCTACCCATTGACGATCCTACATTGGAAGTGAGACCTTGTTTTGATGTCCAAGATATATTTGTTTACGGAGAGAAATTTAAAAAGATATTAGCAAAGCCGTTAGGTCTTAATGAGTTAGTGAAATTACCTTTAATATTTCTTGAACCAAAATCTAATTCAAGAAAGTATGTAGAGGACTTTATGATAGCGCGCGGCATACAGTTTTCACCAGAATTTGAATTAGGTTCTCATGACTTATTATTGGAGTTTGCCAAAATCAATTTGGGCATTGCATGTGTAACGAGAGAGTTTTCCAAAGAGTATTTAGAGAATGGATCGTTATCTGAAGCCCAATTACTTGAAGATATTCCGAAGAGGAGTATTGGTGTCTGCTTTTTAAAAACCGTGCCACTATCACCAGCTTCCACGAGATTTGTTGAGATTTTGGAGAGCAAGCGGTTTTGA
- a CDS encoding GntR family transcriptional regulator encodes MKNLIDDGRPIFIQIAERVEDDIIEGVLPEESQVPSTNQFAAFYKINPATAAKGVNLLVDEEILYKKRGIGMFVAEGARAKVKEKRKEQFFEQYIVTMIQEAEKLGITADQLTDMIRRGDNKR; translated from the coding sequence GTGAAAAACTTAATTGATGATGGTCGGCCAATTTTCATTCAAATTGCCGAGCGAGTTGAAGATGACATTATTGAAGGCGTCCTGCCAGAAGAATCGCAAGTCCCCTCAACCAATCAGTTCGCCGCATTTTACAAAATCAATCCTGCTACTGCTGCGAAAGGTGTAAATCTGTTGGTAGACGAAGAAATTTTATATAAAAAGCGAGGGATTGGAATGTTTGTGGCAGAAGGAGCGCGAGCAAAAGTAAAGGAAAAGCGTAAAGAACAATTTTTTGAACAGTATATAGTCACGATGATTCAGGAGGCGGAGAAGCTTGGAATTACAGCGGACCAGTTAACGGATATGATTCGGAGAGGAGATAATAAACGATGA